Proteins encoded together in one Mycolicibacter minnesotensis window:
- a CDS encoding F0F1 ATP synthase subunit epsilon, whose translation MAELDVDIVAVDRKVWSGKATFIFTRTTVGEIGILPGHIPVVAELVDDAMVRVDRVEEGELRLAVHGGFLSVTDEGVSILAEAVDFAAEIDEATARHEAQSSDPKTAAQGRARLRALGVID comes from the coding sequence ATGGCAGAGCTTGACGTTGACATCGTCGCGGTCGACCGCAAGGTGTGGTCGGGCAAGGCCACGTTCATCTTCACTCGGACCACCGTCGGTGAGATCGGCATCCTGCCGGGCCACATCCCGGTGGTTGCCGAGCTCGTCGATGACGCCATGGTCCGGGTGGACCGCGTCGAGGAGGGCGAGCTGCGGCTGGCCGTCCACGGCGGATTCCTGTCGGTGACCGACGAGGGTGTCAGCATCCTGGCCGAGGCGGTCGACTTCGCCGCAGAGATCGACGAGGCGACCGCACGGCACGAGGCCCAGTCCAGCGACCCGAAGACGGCCGCACAGGGACGGGCCAGGCTGCGCGCCCTGGGTGTGATCGACTAA
- a CDS encoding F0F1 ATP synthase subunit gamma → MAATLRELRGRIRSAGSIKKITKAQELIATSRIGRAQARLETARPYAVEITRMLTTLAAEAALDHPLLVERSEPRRAGVLVVSSDRGLCGGYNANVFRRAEELFALLRSEGKDPVLYVVGRKALAYYSFRNWAVTDSWTGFSEQPTYENAAAIASTLVETFLAGADDDGSHPGADGILGVDELHIVSTDFRSMLSQSAEARRIAPMLVEYVGEETGPRTLYSFEPDATALFDSLLPRYLTTRVYAALLDSAASELASRQRAMKSATDNADDLIKALTLEANRERQAQITQEISEIVGGANALADAAR, encoded by the coding sequence ATGGCAGCCACACTTCGCGAACTACGCGGGCGGATCCGCTCAGCTGGGTCGATCAAAAAGATCACCAAGGCTCAGGAGCTGATCGCCACATCGCGTATCGGCCGGGCTCAGGCGCGGCTCGAAACGGCACGCCCCTATGCCGTCGAGATCACCCGGATGCTCACCACCTTGGCTGCGGAAGCGGCCCTGGACCACCCGCTGCTGGTCGAGCGCAGCGAGCCCAGACGGGCGGGGGTCCTGGTGGTGTCGTCCGACCGTGGTCTGTGTGGCGGCTACAACGCCAACGTCTTCCGGCGGGCCGAGGAGCTGTTTGCCCTGCTGCGGTCGGAGGGCAAGGACCCGGTGCTCTACGTCGTGGGCCGTAAGGCGCTGGCCTACTACTCCTTCCGGAACTGGGCGGTCACCGATTCCTGGACCGGCTTCTCGGAGCAACCCACGTACGAGAACGCCGCAGCGATCGCCTCGACTCTGGTCGAGACTTTCCTGGCCGGTGCAGACGATGACGGCAGCCACCCGGGTGCCGACGGCATCCTGGGCGTTGACGAGCTGCACATCGTGTCCACGGACTTCCGCTCGATGTTGTCGCAGTCGGCGGAGGCCCGCCGGATTGCCCCGATGTTGGTGGAGTACGTGGGCGAGGAGACCGGTCCGCGGACGCTGTACTCCTTCGAACCGGACGCCACGGCGCTGTTCGACTCGTTGCTGCCGCGGTATCTGACCACCCGCGTGTACGCAGCATTGCTCGACTCGGCGGCGTCGGAGCTGGCTTCACGCCAGCGCGCGATGAAGTCGGCGACCGACAACGCCGACGACTTGATCAAAGCGTTGACCCTTGAGGCCAACCGTGAGCGCCAGGCTCAGATCACCCAGGAAATCAGCGAAATCGTCGGCGGTGCGAATGCCCTCGCCGACGCCGCCCGGTAA
- the atpA gene encoding F0F1 ATP synthase subunit alpha has product MAELTISSDDIQGAIEEYVSSFSAETAREEVGTVIDAGDGIAHVEGLPSVMTQELLEFPGGVLGVALNLDEHNVGAVILGNFENIEQGQQVKRTGEVLSVPVGDGFLGRVVNPLGQPIDARGEIEAETRRPLEMQAPSVVERQSVSEPLQTGIKAVDAMTPIGRGQRQLVIGDRKTGKTALCVDTILNQRKNWETGDPKQQVRCVYVAIGQKGTTIASVRRALEEGGAMDYTTIVAAPASDSAGFKWLAPYTGSAIAQHWMYSGKHVLIVFDDLTKQAEAYRAISLLLRRPPGREAYPGDVFYLHSRLLERCAKLSDELGGGSLTGLPIIETKANDISAYIPTNVISITDGQCFLETDLFNQGVRPAINVGVSVSRVGGAAQIKAMKEVAGSLRLDLSQYRELEAFAAFASDLDATSKAQLERGARLVELLKQPQYAPLAVEDQVISIFLGTEGHLDSVPVEDVGRFETELLDHIRASESELLTGIRETKKLSDEANEKLVAVINQFKKSFAASDGSSVVPDEHVAALDEDKLGKEAVQVHKAAPAKKK; this is encoded by the coding sequence ATGGCAGAGTTGACAATCTCCTCTGACGACATTCAGGGGGCGATCGAGGAGTACGTGAGCTCCTTCAGCGCCGAAACCGCGCGCGAGGAGGTCGGCACCGTCATCGACGCCGGTGACGGCATCGCACACGTCGAGGGCCTGCCTTCGGTGATGACCCAGGAGCTCCTCGAGTTCCCCGGCGGGGTGCTGGGCGTGGCCCTGAACCTCGACGAGCACAACGTCGGTGCGGTCATCCTGGGTAACTTCGAAAACATCGAACAGGGCCAGCAGGTCAAGCGCACCGGCGAGGTGCTCTCGGTTCCGGTCGGCGACGGCTTCCTGGGCCGCGTCGTGAACCCGCTGGGCCAGCCCATCGACGCGCGCGGCGAGATCGAGGCAGAGACCCGCCGTCCGCTGGAGATGCAGGCGCCCTCGGTGGTGGAGCGCCAGAGCGTCAGCGAGCCGCTGCAGACCGGCATCAAGGCCGTGGACGCCATGACCCCGATCGGTCGCGGCCAGCGCCAGCTCGTCATCGGCGACCGCAAGACCGGCAAGACCGCGCTGTGTGTGGACACCATCCTCAACCAGCGCAAGAACTGGGAGACCGGCGACCCGAAGCAGCAGGTCCGTTGCGTGTACGTCGCCATCGGCCAGAAGGGCACCACCATCGCCAGCGTGCGTCGCGCGCTGGAAGAGGGCGGCGCCATGGACTACACCACGATCGTCGCCGCACCGGCCTCGGACTCCGCCGGCTTCAAGTGGCTGGCCCCATACACCGGCTCGGCGATCGCCCAGCACTGGATGTATTCCGGCAAGCACGTGCTGATCGTGTTCGACGACCTGACCAAGCAGGCCGAGGCCTACCGCGCCATCTCGCTGCTGCTGCGCCGCCCGCCGGGCCGCGAGGCCTACCCCGGCGACGTGTTCTACCTGCACTCGCGTCTGCTGGAGCGTTGCGCGAAGCTCTCCGACGAGCTGGGTGGCGGTTCGCTGACCGGCCTGCCGATCATCGAGACCAAGGCCAACGACATCTCGGCCTACATCCCGACCAACGTCATCTCGATCACCGACGGCCAGTGCTTCCTGGAGACCGACCTGTTCAACCAGGGCGTTCGTCCGGCCATCAACGTCGGTGTGTCGGTGTCCCGTGTTGGTGGCGCCGCGCAGATCAAGGCGATGAAGGAGGTGGCCGGCTCGCTGCGTCTGGATCTGTCGCAGTACCGCGAGCTGGAGGCCTTCGCCGCGTTCGCCTCTGACCTGGACGCAACCTCCAAGGCGCAGCTTGAGCGCGGTGCCCGCCTGGTGGAGCTGCTCAAGCAACCCCAGTACGCTCCGCTGGCCGTCGAAGACCAGGTCATCTCGATCTTCCTGGGAACCGAAGGACACTTGGACTCGGTACCGGTCGAGGACGTGGGCCGCTTCGAGACCGAGCTGCTCGATCACATCCGGGCTTCGGAGAGTGAGCTCCTCACGGGCATCCGCGAGACCAAGAAGCTCTCCGATGAGGCCAACGAGAAGCTGGTCGCGGTGATCAACCAGTTCAAGAAGAGCTTCGCCGCCTCCGACGGCAGCTCGGTGGTGCCCGACGAGCACGTCGCGGCGCTGGACGAGGACAAGCTCGGCAAGGAAGCCGTGCAGGTCCACAAGGCCGCGCCGGCGAAGAAGAAGTAA
- a CDS encoding DUF2550 domain-containing protein, with the protein MSTPMICMVVLVVVLLSAVVALSYRLWKLRQGGTAAIMRDLPAVGGHGWRHGVIRYRGGEAAFYRLSSVRLWPDRRLSRRGVEVVSRRAPRGDEFDIMTDEIVVLELCDVSQDRRAGFEIAMDRGARTAFLSWLEARPSPRARRQSY; encoded by the coding sequence ATGAGCACGCCCATGATCTGCATGGTCGTGCTCGTCGTCGTTCTCCTCAGTGCCGTTGTGGCACTCAGCTACCGCTTGTGGAAGCTGCGGCAAGGAGGCACGGCGGCGATCATGCGCGACCTTCCGGCTGTCGGCGGACACGGCTGGCGCCACGGTGTCATCCGCTACCGCGGCGGAGAGGCTGCCTTCTATCGACTCTCCAGTGTTCGGCTCTGGCCGGACCGCAGACTGAGTCGTCGCGGTGTGGAGGTAGTCTCGCGCCGTGCGCCCCGTGGCGACGAGTTCGACATCATGACCGACGAGATCGTGGTGCTGGAACTGTGCGACGTCAGCCAGGACCGTCGGGCCGGCTTCGAGATAGCCATGGACCGCGGCGCACGGACGGCGTTCCTGTCGTGGCTGGAGGCACGCCCGTCGCCGCGGGCCCGGCGTCAGAGTTATTGA
- a CDS encoding cob(I)yrinic acid a,c-diamide adenosyltransferase — protein sequence MSVHITRVYTRTGDDGTTGLSDFSRVPKTDERLVAYADVEEANAAIGVAVALGKPADSMRATLLQIQNDLFDTGADLATPVAENPEYPPLRITADYIARVEASCDEYNAQLPALDSFILPGGSPLSALLHVARTAVRRAERSAWAAIEAHPDGVSILPAKYLNRLSDLMFVLCRVANTDGDVLWMPGGDRTDRPEK from the coding sequence ATGTCCGTACACATCACTCGCGTTTACACCCGTACCGGCGACGACGGCACAACCGGCCTCAGCGACTTCTCCCGTGTGCCCAAGACCGATGAGCGGCTGGTGGCCTATGCCGACGTCGAGGAGGCCAATGCGGCCATCGGCGTCGCTGTGGCGTTGGGCAAGCCCGCCGATTCGATGCGTGCCACCCTGCTACAGATCCAGAACGATCTGTTCGACACGGGCGCGGACCTGGCCACGCCGGTTGCCGAGAACCCCGAGTACCCGCCGCTGCGGATCACCGCGGACTACATCGCCCGGGTCGAGGCATCCTGTGACGAATACAACGCACAGCTGCCCGCACTGGACTCGTTCATCCTGCCGGGCGGTTCACCCCTGTCGGCGTTGCTACATGTTGCCCGCACCGCGGTGCGCCGGGCCGAACGTTCGGCCTGGGCCGCGATCGAGGCCCACCCGGATGGGGTGTCCATCCTGCCGGCTAAGTACCTGAATCGGTTGTCGGACTTGATGTTTGTGTTGTGCCGAGTGGCCAACACCGACGGCGACGTGCTGTGGATGCCCGGCGGCGATCGCACCGACCGCCCCGAAAAGTAG
- the atpD gene encoding F0F1 ATP synthase subunit beta gives MTVTADKTTAGRVVRVTGPVVDVEFPRGAVPELFNALHAEISYSELAKTLTLEVAQHLGDNLVRTISMQPTDGLVRGTEVTDTGAAISVPVGHEVKGHVFNALGNCLDKPGYGEDFEHWGIHRKPPPFNELEPRTEMLETGLKVVDLLTPYVRGGKIALFGGAGVGKTVLIQEMINRIARNFGGTSVFAGVGERTREGNDLWVELEDANVLKDTALVFGQMDEPPGTRMRVALSALTMAEWFRDEAGQDVLLFIDNIFRFTQAGSEVSTLLGRMPSAVGYQPTLADEMGELQERITSTRGRSITSMQAVYVPADDYTDPAPATTFAHLDATTELSRAVFSKGIFPAVDPLASSSTILDPAIVGDDHYRVAQEVIRVLQRYKDLQDIIAILGIDELSEEDKQLVGRARRIERFLSQNMMAAEQFTGQPGSTVPLKETIEAFDRLTKGDFDHLPEQAFFLIGGLDDLAKKAESLGAKL, from the coding sequence ATGACTGTTACCGCTGACAAGACAACCGCCGGCCGCGTGGTGCGCGTGACCGGGCCCGTCGTCGACGTCGAGTTCCCCCGGGGCGCGGTGCCCGAGCTGTTCAACGCGCTGCACGCCGAGATCTCCTATTCTGAGCTGGCCAAGACGCTGACCCTGGAGGTCGCCCAGCACTTGGGTGACAACCTGGTCCGCACCATCTCGATGCAGCCCACCGACGGCTTGGTGCGTGGCACCGAGGTCACCGACACCGGGGCAGCGATCTCGGTGCCCGTGGGCCACGAGGTCAAGGGCCACGTGTTCAACGCACTGGGCAACTGCCTGGACAAGCCGGGCTACGGCGAAGACTTCGAACACTGGGGCATCCACCGCAAGCCCCCGCCCTTCAACGAGCTGGAACCGCGCACCGAGATGCTCGAGACCGGTCTGAAGGTCGTCGACCTGTTGACCCCGTACGTGCGTGGCGGCAAGATCGCCCTGTTCGGTGGCGCCGGCGTGGGCAAGACCGTGCTGATCCAGGAGATGATCAACCGTATCGCCCGTAACTTCGGTGGCACCTCGGTGTTCGCCGGCGTGGGTGAGCGCACCCGTGAGGGCAACGACCTGTGGGTCGAGCTCGAGGACGCCAACGTGCTCAAGGACACCGCTTTGGTGTTCGGTCAGATGGACGAGCCGCCGGGCACCCGTATGCGCGTGGCCCTGTCCGCACTGACCATGGCCGAGTGGTTCCGCGACGAGGCCGGCCAGGACGTGCTGCTGTTCATCGACAACATCTTCCGGTTCACCCAGGCCGGCTCTGAGGTATCCACCCTGCTCGGCCGTATGCCGTCGGCCGTGGGTTACCAGCCGACGTTGGCCGACGAGATGGGTGAGCTGCAGGAACGCATCACCTCGACCCGTGGCCGGTCCATCACCTCGATGCAGGCCGTGTACGTGCCTGCCGACGACTACACCGACCCGGCGCCGGCGACCACGTTCGCTCACCTGGACGCGACCACCGAGCTGTCCCGTGCGGTGTTCTCCAAGGGCATCTTCCCCGCGGTGGACCCGCTGGCCTCCAGCTCGACCATTCTGGACCCGGCCATCGTCGGTGACGACCACTACCGCGTTGCCCAAGAGGTCATCCGGGTGCTGCAGCGTTACAAGGACCTGCAGGACATCATCGCGATCCTCGGTATCGACGAGCTGTCCGAAGAGGACAAGCAGCTGGTCGGTCGGGCGCGGCGTATCGAGCGTTTCCTGAGCCAGAACATGATGGCGGCCGAGCAGTTCACCGGTCAGCCCGGCTCGACGGTTCCGCTGAAGGAGACTATCGAAGCCTTCGACCGCCTGACCAAGGGTGACTTCGACCACCTGCCCGAGCAGGCGTTCTTCCTGATCGGCGGCCTCGACGACCTGGCCAAGAAGGCTGAGAGCCTGGGCGCCAAGCTGTGA
- the murA gene encoding UDP-N-acetylglucosamine 1-carboxyvinyltransferase gives MGERFVVTGGSRLSGEVAVGGAKNSVLKLMAAALLAEGTSTITNCPDILDVPLMAEVLRGLGANVELDGTTVRITSPDEPKYDADFAAVRQFRASVCVLGPLVGRCLRAKVALPGGDAIGSRPLDMHQAGLRQLGATCNIEHGCVVAHADKLRGAEIQLEFPSVGATENILMAAVLAEGVTTIHNAAREPDVADLCMMLNQMGAQIEGAGTPTLKITGVPRLHPTEHQVIGDRIVAATWAIAAVMTRGDIAVTGVDPSHLQLVLHKLHDAGATVTQSDNGFRVVQYDRPKAVNVATLPFPGFPTDLQPMAIGLAAVADGTSMITENVFEARFRFVEEMIRLGADARTDGHHAVIRGLPQLSSAPVWASDIRAGAGLVLAGLVADGETEVHDVFHIDRGYPLFVEYLGDLGAEIERVI, from the coding sequence GTGGGAGAGCGTTTTGTTGTTACCGGGGGTAGCCGCCTGTCCGGTGAGGTGGCCGTCGGTGGGGCTAAGAACAGTGTCCTGAAACTGATGGCCGCGGCCCTGTTGGCCGAGGGCACCAGCACGATCACTAATTGTCCGGACATCCTCGACGTACCGCTGATGGCCGAGGTACTGCGCGGGCTGGGCGCCAATGTCGAACTGGACGGCACCACGGTGCGCATCACCTCCCCGGACGAGCCCAAGTACGACGCGGACTTCGCCGCGGTGCGGCAGTTCCGGGCTTCGGTGTGTGTGCTCGGGCCACTGGTGGGCCGTTGTCTGCGGGCGAAGGTGGCGTTGCCCGGTGGCGACGCGATCGGTTCGCGGCCACTGGACATGCACCAGGCCGGCCTGCGGCAGTTGGGTGCCACCTGCAATATCGAGCACGGATGTGTGGTGGCGCACGCCGATAAGTTGCGTGGGGCGGAGATCCAGCTGGAGTTTCCATCGGTCGGAGCCACCGAGAACATTCTGATGGCTGCGGTCCTGGCCGAAGGCGTGACGACCATCCACAATGCTGCGCGCGAGCCTGATGTCGCCGACCTCTGCATGATGCTCAACCAGATGGGGGCGCAGATCGAAGGTGCGGGGACTCCAACCCTGAAGATCACCGGCGTGCCGCGTCTTCATCCGACCGAGCACCAAGTGATCGGTGACCGGATCGTCGCCGCGACCTGGGCGATCGCTGCGGTGATGACACGCGGCGATATCGCGGTCACCGGTGTGGACCCATCGCACCTGCAGCTGGTGCTGCACAAGCTGCACGACGCGGGTGCCACGGTGACGCAGTCCGATAACGGGTTCCGGGTGGTCCAGTACGACCGGCCCAAGGCCGTCAACGTCGCGACCCTGCCGTTTCCGGGATTCCCCACTGATCTGCAGCCGATGGCGATCGGCCTTGCGGCTGTCGCGGACGGCACGTCGATGATCACCGAGAACGTCTTCGAAGCGAGGTTCCGGTTCGTCGAAGAGATGATCCGGCTGGGCGCCGATGCTCGAACCGACGGCCACCACGCGGTGATTCGTGGTCTGCCGCAGCTGTCCAGCGCACCGGTGTGGGCCTCCGACATTCGGGCCGGCGCCGGGTTGGTCCTTGCGGGCCTGGTCGCGGACGGAGAAACCGAGGTCCACGACGTTTTTCACATCGATCGCGGATACCCGTTATTCGTTGAGTATCTAGGCGATTTGGGCGCTGAGATAGAACGTGTAATATAG
- a CDS encoding F0F1 ATP synthase subunit B/delta: MSIFIGQLVGFAIIVWLVVKFVVPPVRKLMADQQESVRKELEEAAAAAARLTEASQAHSTALANASAEAKQVTAEAGSDAERIAEQLRAQAGVEAERVKTTGGQQVGLMRNQVIRELRSGLGAESVQRAAELVRAHVADPQRQSATVDRFLDELEAMAPKSVEVESPILVRMRSASRQALAGLLDKFGEVAGGLDQQGLAALAGDLTAVAELLGRESVVARHLTEPTEDAAPKVRLVQRLFADKIGAAALTVVTEAASARWSNGADVVTAVEHVARQALLLSAEGAGTVDEVEDQLFRFSRLLDAQPRLDILLGDTVTPADRRVGLLRNVLSGAGGANSITAALLEQTVRLLRGQSAHEAITELAQIAVARRGELVAQVGAAAELSDAQRTRLNTVLSRIYSHPVRVQVGLDPALLGGLTISVGDEVIDGTLSSRLAAAKTQLPD, translated from the coding sequence ATGTCGATATTCATCGGGCAGCTGGTCGGCTTTGCCATCATCGTATGGCTGGTGGTCAAGTTCGTGGTGCCGCCGGTCCGCAAGTTGATGGCCGACCAGCAGGAGTCGGTGCGCAAGGAGCTGGAGGAGGCGGCAGCCGCCGCCGCCCGCCTGACTGAAGCCAGTCAGGCGCACTCCACGGCGCTCGCCAATGCTTCCGCCGAGGCGAAGCAGGTCACCGCGGAGGCCGGCTCGGACGCCGAGCGGATCGCCGAGCAACTGCGTGCTCAGGCCGGTGTCGAGGCCGAACGGGTCAAGACCACCGGCGGACAGCAGGTCGGTCTGATGCGGAACCAGGTCATCCGTGAACTTCGCTCGGGCCTCGGTGCGGAGTCGGTGCAGCGGGCGGCCGAACTGGTTCGGGCCCACGTTGCCGACCCGCAACGGCAGTCCGCCACGGTCGACCGGTTCCTTGACGAGCTTGAGGCCATGGCGCCGAAGTCCGTCGAGGTCGAGTCACCGATCCTGGTCCGGATGCGCTCGGCCAGCCGTCAGGCCCTGGCCGGCCTGCTGGACAAGTTCGGCGAGGTAGCCGGTGGCCTGGACCAGCAGGGCCTGGCCGCGCTGGCCGGTGACCTGACTGCGGTCGCCGAACTGCTGGGGCGCGAGAGCGTGGTTGCGCGCCACCTAACCGAGCCGACCGAGGACGCCGCACCGAAGGTGCGCCTGGTGCAGCGGTTGTTCGCCGACAAGATCGGTGCTGCTGCCCTGACCGTGGTGACCGAGGCCGCCTCGGCTCGGTGGTCCAACGGTGCCGACGTGGTGACCGCCGTCGAGCACGTCGCTCGGCAGGCGCTGCTGCTGTCGGCCGAAGGTGCGGGCACCGTGGATGAGGTGGAGGACCAGCTGTTCCGGTTCTCCCGCCTGCTGGACGCACAGCCCCGGCTGGACATTCTGCTCGGTGACACCGTCACCCCCGCCGACCGCAGGGTTGGTCTGCTGCGCAATGTCCTCAGCGGTGCCGGTGGCGCCAACTCGATCACGGCAGCCCTGCTGGAGCAGACGGTTCGACTGCTGCGTGGTCAGTCCGCGCATGAGGCGATCACCGAGCTTGCGCAGATCGCCGTGGCCCGCCGCGGTGAGCTGGTGGCGCAGGTCGGTGCGGCTGCTGAACTCAGTGACGCCCAGCGCACCCGGCTGAACACCGTGTTGAGCCGGATCTACAGCCACCCGGTCCGGGTGCAGGTCGGCCTCGACCCGGCTTTGCTGGGCGGGTTGACGATCTCGGTCGGCGACGAGGTCATCGACGGCACGCTGTCGTCGCGTCTCGCAGCCGCCAAGACGCAATTGCCCGACTGA